The following are from one region of the Biomphalaria glabrata chromosome 4, xgBioGlab47.1, whole genome shotgun sequence genome:
- the LOC129925803 gene encoding uncharacterized protein LOC129925803 yields the protein MSTHSINCNACPLCYKRFSSSASLVNHFIYLHRVAKGNLNWILNMIETKCATKSTSTNQDPPCIAQEIRPHQSQPGTLTNIKKTKCATKSTSTNQDPPCIAQEIRPHQAQPGTLTNIKKTKCATKSTSTNQDPPCIAQEIRPHQAQPGTLTNIKKTKCATKSTSTNQDPPCIAQEIRPHQAQPGTLTNIKKTKCATKSTSTNQDPPCIAQEIRPHQAQPGTLTNIKSNVCLSVHSYLYCYFIYPPIYLSIHPLFQT from the exons ATGTCAACACATTCCATCAACTGTAACGCTTGCCCACTTTGCTACAAGAGATTTTCTTCTTCGGCATCATTAGTCAACCACTTTATCTACCTTCACAGGGTAGCTAAAGGAAACCTAAATTGGATATTAAATATGATAG aaacaaaatgtgCCACCAAGAGCACATCAACGAACCAGGATCCGCCATGTATTGCCCAGGAGATTAGACCGCATCAATCTCAGCCAGGAACACTAACTAATATAAAAA aaacaaaatgtgCCACCAAGAGCACATCAACGAACCAGGATCCGCCATGTATTGCCCAGGAGATTAGACCGCATCAAGCTCAGCCAGGAACACTAACTAATATAAAAA aaacaaaatgtgCCACCAAGAGCACATCAACGAACCAGGATCCGCCATGTATTGCCCAGGAGATTAGACCGCATCAAGCTCAGCCAGGAACACTAACTAATATAAAAA aaacaaaatgtgCCACCAAGAGCACATCAACGAACCAGGATCCGCCATGTATTGCCCAGGAGATTAGACCGCATCAAGCTCAGCCAGGAACACTAACTAATATAAAAA aaacaaaatgtgCCACCAAGAGCACATCAACGAACCAGGATCCGCCATGTATTGCCCAGGAGATTAGACCGCATCAAGCTCAGCCAGGAACACTAACTAATATAAAAAgtaatgtctgtctgtccgtccattc GTATCTATACTGCTACTTTATTTatccacctatctatctatccatccacccatTATTCCAAACATAA